Proteins encoded together in one Microplitis mediator isolate UGA2020A chromosome 7, iyMicMedi2.1, whole genome shotgun sequence window:
- the LOC130672338 gene encoding odorant receptor 94b-like isoform X3 — protein MDKIDKIFSDDTHYRFLKINIAMLRYSGIWPFSPTDNIGWKIFNFIYKIFNFVVFIFYLMTVGADAVDNITDLTIVGYDGCFFFGTCAFVYKSCKYSALHDEIMKLVDEVYKPIDILLQSSDLGVVTNIKYELLIETLLLSCAFSNFVFMSFAIVFLIPREKGVLPVRAIFPFDTTSSPNYELAMLYQTYCIFYCMMMMLVLDATAIGLMRWLTIQVMTLTINYKSCNNELTKRANIVLPPESTKTYKNIIASKVTDEELEISNFIPFQVTESQEINDDFYWRFKTCIKNHQRISKINSSNASNLVRFGIYFALCFGQLFIWCWYGNQLTSTAETMTYNQWMSGWECAYGKVKNNELRNLVTIAMMPAMKPFEFNAVGLFALSMPTLLAVVKSSYSMLILLTTVTEE, from the exons ATGGATAAGATAGATAAGATATTCTCCGATGATACTCACtatagatttttgaaaataaatattgcaaTGTTGAG ATACAGCGGTATTTGGCCGTTTTCACCGACAGATAACATCGGctggaaaatatttaatttcatttacaaaatttttaatttcgtagTTTTCATTTTCTATCTGATGACGGTGGGGGCTGATGCTGTTGATAATATCACCGATTTGACAATAGTTGGCTACGatggttgttttttttttggtacctGTGCGTTTGTATATAAATCCTGTAAATATTCGGCTTTGCATGACGAAATAATGAAACTCGTTGATGAAGTTTACAAACCGATAGATATACTTCTACAATCTTcag atcTTGGAGTAGTGACGAATATAAAATACGAATTATTGATAGAAACTCTTCTACTGTCTTGTGCCTTTtctaattttgtatttatgtCATTTGCCATAGTATTTCTTATACCACGTGAAAAAGGTGTATTACCCGTGCGAGCAATTTTTCCATTTGACACAACATCATCACCAAATTACGAGCTAGCAATGTTATATCAAACTTACTGCATATTTTACTGCATGATGATGATGCTGGTACTTGATGCCACAGCTATCGGGTTAATGAGATGGTTAACGATCCAAGTTATGACATTAACAATAAACTACAAGAGTTGTAATAATGAATTAACAAAACGTGCTAATATTGTTTTACCACCTGAATCGACcaaaacttataaaaatataattgccAGCAAAGTTACCGACGAAGAATTGgaaatatctaattttataCCTTTTCAAGTAACCGAAAGTCAAGAGATTAATGATGATTTCTATTGGCGATTCAAAACGTGCATCAAAAACCATCagagaatttcaaaaata aACTCGAGTAATGCTTCAAATTTAGTAAGATTTGGTATATATTTTGCGTTATGTTTTGgtcaattgtttatttggtgtTGGTATGGAAATCAACTTACTTctacg GCGGAGACTATGACTTACAACCAGTGGATGTCTGGGTGGGAGTGTGCATAtggaaaagtgaaaaataatgagCTACGTAATCTAGTGACTATTGCAATGATGCCAGCAATGAAGCCATTTGAATTCAATGCTGTTGGTCTATTCGCTTTGTCCATGCCGACGTTACTTgcg gTTGTCAAAAGCTCATATTCTATGTTGATACTTTTAACAACAGTTACGGAAGAATAA
- the LOC130672338 gene encoding odorant receptor 13a-like isoform X1: MDKIDKIFSDDTHYRFLKINIAMLRYSGIWPFSPTDNIGWKIFNFIYKIFNFVVFIFYLMTVGADAVDNITDLTIVGYDGCFFFGTCAFVYKSCKYSALHDEIMKLVDEVYKPIDILLQSSDLGVVTNIKYELLIETLLLSCAFSNFVFMSFAIVFLIPREKGVLPVRAIFPFDTTSSPNYELAMLYQTYCIFYCMMMMLVLDATAIGLMRWLTIQVMTLTINYKSCNNELTKRANIVLPPESTKTYKNIIASKVTDEELEISNFIPFQVTESQEINDDFYWRFKTCIKNHQRISKIVNNFNSIYSSIFLAQFAVSATIICLNGFVLILNSSNASNLVRFGIYFALCFGQLFIWCWYGNQLTSTAETMTYNQWMSGWECAYGKVKNNELRNLVTIAMMPAMKPFEFNAVGLFALSMPTLLAVVKSSYSMLILLTTVTEE; the protein is encoded by the exons ATGGATAAGATAGATAAGATATTCTCCGATGATACTCACtatagatttttgaaaataaatattgcaaTGTTGAG ATACAGCGGTATTTGGCCGTTTTCACCGACAGATAACATCGGctggaaaatatttaatttcatttacaaaatttttaatttcgtagTTTTCATTTTCTATCTGATGACGGTGGGGGCTGATGCTGTTGATAATATCACCGATTTGACAATAGTTGGCTACGatggttgttttttttttggtacctGTGCGTTTGTATATAAATCCTGTAAATATTCGGCTTTGCATGACGAAATAATGAAACTCGTTGATGAAGTTTACAAACCGATAGATATACTTCTACAATCTTcag atcTTGGAGTAGTGACGAATATAAAATACGAATTATTGATAGAAACTCTTCTACTGTCTTGTGCCTTTtctaattttgtatttatgtCATTTGCCATAGTATTTCTTATACCACGTGAAAAAGGTGTATTACCCGTGCGAGCAATTTTTCCATTTGACACAACATCATCACCAAATTACGAGCTAGCAATGTTATATCAAACTTACTGCATATTTTACTGCATGATGATGATGCTGGTACTTGATGCCACAGCTATCGGGTTAATGAGATGGTTAACGATCCAAGTTATGACATTAACAATAAACTACAAGAGTTGTAATAATGAATTAACAAAACGTGCTAATATTGTTTTACCACCTGAATCGACcaaaacttataaaaatataattgccAGCAAAGTTACCGACGAAGAATTGgaaatatctaattttataCCTTTTCAAGTAACCGAAAGTCAAGAGATTAATGATGATTTCTATTGGCGATTCAAAACGTGCATCAAAAACCATCagagaatttcaaaaatagttaataattttaattcaatatacAGTTCAATTTTCTTGGCGCAATTCGCAGTTAGTGCAACTATTATTTGTTTGAATGGTTTTGTCTTGATATTA aACTCGAGTAATGCTTCAAATTTAGTAAGATTTGGTATATATTTTGCGTTATGTTTTGgtcaattgtttatttggtgtTGGTATGGAAATCAACTTACTTctacg GCGGAGACTATGACTTACAACCAGTGGATGTCTGGGTGGGAGTGTGCATAtggaaaagtgaaaaataatgagCTACGTAATCTAGTGACTATTGCAATGATGCCAGCAATGAAGCCATTTGAATTCAATGCTGTTGGTCTATTCGCTTTGTCCATGCCGACGTTACTTgcg gTTGTCAAAAGCTCATATTCTATGTTGATACTTTTAACAACAGTTACGGAAGAATAA
- the LOC130672338 gene encoding uncharacterized protein LOC130672338 isoform X2 has product MDKIDKIFSDDTHYRFLKINIAMLRYSGIWPFSPTDNIGWKIFNFIYKIFNFVVFIFYLMTVGADAVDNITDLTIVGYDGCFFFGTCAFVYKSCKYSALHDEIMKLVDEVYKPIDILLQSSDLGVVTNIKYELLIETLLLSCAFSNFVFMSFAIVFLIPREKGVLPVRAIFPFDTTSSPNYELAMLYQTYCIFYCMMMMLVLDATAIGLMRWLTIQVMTLTINYKSCNNELTKRANIVLPPESTKTYKNIIASKVTDEELEISNFIPFQVTESQEINDDFYWRFKTCIKNHQRISKIVNNFNSIYSSIFLAQFANSSNASNLVRFGIYFALCFGQLFIWCWYGNQLTSTAETMTYNQWMSGWECAYGKVKNNELRNLVTIAMMPAMKPFEFNAVGLFALSMPTLLAVVKSSYSMLILLTTVTEE; this is encoded by the exons ATGGATAAGATAGATAAGATATTCTCCGATGATACTCACtatagatttttgaaaataaatattgcaaTGTTGAG ATACAGCGGTATTTGGCCGTTTTCACCGACAGATAACATCGGctggaaaatatttaatttcatttacaaaatttttaatttcgtagTTTTCATTTTCTATCTGATGACGGTGGGGGCTGATGCTGTTGATAATATCACCGATTTGACAATAGTTGGCTACGatggttgttttttttttggtacctGTGCGTTTGTATATAAATCCTGTAAATATTCGGCTTTGCATGACGAAATAATGAAACTCGTTGATGAAGTTTACAAACCGATAGATATACTTCTACAATCTTcag atcTTGGAGTAGTGACGAATATAAAATACGAATTATTGATAGAAACTCTTCTACTGTCTTGTGCCTTTtctaattttgtatttatgtCATTTGCCATAGTATTTCTTATACCACGTGAAAAAGGTGTATTACCCGTGCGAGCAATTTTTCCATTTGACACAACATCATCACCAAATTACGAGCTAGCAATGTTATATCAAACTTACTGCATATTTTACTGCATGATGATGATGCTGGTACTTGATGCCACAGCTATCGGGTTAATGAGATGGTTAACGATCCAAGTTATGACATTAACAATAAACTACAAGAGTTGTAATAATGAATTAACAAAACGTGCTAATATTGTTTTACCACCTGAATCGACcaaaacttataaaaatataattgccAGCAAAGTTACCGACGAAGAATTGgaaatatctaattttataCCTTTTCAAGTAACCGAAAGTCAAGAGATTAATGATGATTTCTATTGGCGATTCAAAACGTGCATCAAAAACCATCagagaatttcaaaaatagttaataattttaattcaatatacAGTTCAATTTTCTTGGCGCAATTCGCA aACTCGAGTAATGCTTCAAATTTAGTAAGATTTGGTATATATTTTGCGTTATGTTTTGgtcaattgtttatttggtgtTGGTATGGAAATCAACTTACTTctacg GCGGAGACTATGACTTACAACCAGTGGATGTCTGGGTGGGAGTGTGCATAtggaaaagtgaaaaataatgagCTACGTAATCTAGTGACTATTGCAATGATGCCAGCAATGAAGCCATTTGAATTCAATGCTGTTGGTCTATTCGCTTTGTCCATGCCGACGTTACTTgcg gTTGTCAAAAGCTCATATTCTATGTTGATACTTTTAACAACAGTTACGGAAGAATAA
- the LOC130672338 gene encoding odorant receptor 83a-like isoform X4, which translates to MDKIDKIFSDDTHYRFLKINIAMLRYSGIWPFSPTDNIGWKIFNFIYKIFNFVVFIFYLMTVGADAVDNITDLTIVGYDGCFFFGTCAFVYKSCKYSALHDEIMKLVDEVYKPIDILLQSSVFLIPREKGVLPVRAIFPFDTTSSPNYELAMLYQTYCIFYCMMMMLVLDATAIGLMRWLTIQVMTLTINYKSCNNELTKRANIVLPPESTKTYKNIIASKVTDEELEISNFIPFQVTESQEINDDFYWRFKTCIKNHQRISKIVNNFNSIYSSIFLAQFAVSATIICLNGFVLILNSSNASNLVRFGIYFALCFGQLFIWCWYGNQLTSTAETMTYNQWMSGWECAYGKVKNNELRNLVTIAMMPAMKPFEFNAVGLFALSMPTLLAVVKSSYSMLILLTTVTEE; encoded by the exons ATGGATAAGATAGATAAGATATTCTCCGATGATACTCACtatagatttttgaaaataaatattgcaaTGTTGAG ATACAGCGGTATTTGGCCGTTTTCACCGACAGATAACATCGGctggaaaatatttaatttcatttacaaaatttttaatttcgtagTTTTCATTTTCTATCTGATGACGGTGGGGGCTGATGCTGTTGATAATATCACCGATTTGACAATAGTTGGCTACGatggttgttttttttttggtacctGTGCGTTTGTATATAAATCCTGTAAATATTCGGCTTTGCATGACGAAATAATGAAACTCGTTGATGAAGTTTACAAACCGATAGATATACTTCTACAATCTTcag TATTTCTTATACCACGTGAAAAAGGTGTATTACCCGTGCGAGCAATTTTTCCATTTGACACAACATCATCACCAAATTACGAGCTAGCAATGTTATATCAAACTTACTGCATATTTTACTGCATGATGATGATGCTGGTACTTGATGCCACAGCTATCGGGTTAATGAGATGGTTAACGATCCAAGTTATGACATTAACAATAAACTACAAGAGTTGTAATAATGAATTAACAAAACGTGCTAATATTGTTTTACCACCTGAATCGACcaaaacttataaaaatataattgccAGCAAAGTTACCGACGAAGAATTGgaaatatctaattttataCCTTTTCAAGTAACCGAAAGTCAAGAGATTAATGATGATTTCTATTGGCGATTCAAAACGTGCATCAAAAACCATCagagaatttcaaaaatagttaataattttaattcaatatacAGTTCAATTTTCTTGGCGCAATTCGCAGTTAGTGCAACTATTATTTGTTTGAATGGTTTTGTCTTGATATTA aACTCGAGTAATGCTTCAAATTTAGTAAGATTTGGTATATATTTTGCGTTATGTTTTGgtcaattgtttatttggtgtTGGTATGGAAATCAACTTACTTctacg GCGGAGACTATGACTTACAACCAGTGGATGTCTGGGTGGGAGTGTGCATAtggaaaagtgaaaaataatgagCTACGTAATCTAGTGACTATTGCAATGATGCCAGCAATGAAGCCATTTGAATTCAATGCTGTTGGTCTATTCGCTTTGTCCATGCCGACGTTACTTgcg gTTGTCAAAAGCTCATATTCTATGTTGATACTTTTAACAACAGTTACGGAAGAATAA